One Spinacia oleracea cultivar Varoflay chromosome 4, BTI_SOV_V1, whole genome shotgun sequence DNA segment encodes these proteins:
- the LOC110791261 gene encoding phosphatidylinositol-3-phosphatase myotubularin-1 — translation MAAYQSRTSLSSSLPLSRLSDSGKMDGTGSWEAIDWKKDEPIRRTVAHGFSRFLLEAEEAIKEGYGVVLVNTDEAGTLLVTNYRLLFVSEKTRDILTLGTIPLAAIEKFNKLVVKQTSGSRQTDKSSARRLLQVFGKDLRIIVFGFRAKTKQRRAVFEALLRCTRPTRLWDLYAFICGPSQYSGNNPRVRLLDEYFRLLGIRSHIQPSDDMIDEGSFALSNNWWRISSINSNYTLCATYPFALIFPKSITDEEVLQASTFRARCRLPVISWCHPVTGAVLARSSQPLVGLMMNMRSNADEKLVAALCTQFASLKEGRRKLYIADARPRKNALANGAMGGGSESAANYFQSEIVFFGIDNIHAMRDSLSRLREYLDTYGTTSSDGMSSYLRHGGSTWGGGNLSSMSTSVSSLGDSGWLIHVQGVLAGAAWIAARIAKESASVLVHCSDGWDRTTQLVSLASLLLDPYYRTIKGFQALVEKDWLAFGHPFSDRIGLPTLSGSGNMPLELSTTGSFHSSPIRQQPAPLTQPSGSSHTQSSHSYSPILLQWVDCVSQLLRMYPFAFEFSSAFLVDFLDSVLSCRFGNFLCNSEREVLQSRVSDACGCLWSYLADLRSCDGQSHVHYNLFYDPIKHDGPLLPPAAALAPTIWPQFHLRWACPKEVEAGDLDAKCRSMANKFSESDKAKDAAERKAREIAAAMESLTSELRNEKQLRSSAMHLAKKASKENAAIKRAIQSLGCKIHFSSTGDTTIDVEHYKTVSQKSFYSPSKREFERIPQPDEKSDLSVSIAVMPDDDLPTDSLSQICESLCPLRSPDGHCRWPEAGCAQIGSQFVGLKANFDAFDRLSIDDGYF, via the exons TTCCACTATCGCGCCTCTCCGATTCTGGAAAGATGGATGGCACTGGTAGTTGGGAAGCCATTGACTGGAAAAAGGATGAG CCTATTCGCCGGACTGTTGCTCATGGATTTTCCAGATTTTTGCTTGAAGCTGAGGAAGCCATTAAGGAG GGATATGGTGTTGTTCTTGTGAATACGGACGAAGCTGGCACCTTGCTTGTCACCAATTACCGGCTACTATTTGTG AGTGAGAAGACCAGAGACATACTTACACTTGGAACAATACCGTTGGCGGCGATTGAGAAGTTTAACAAACTA GTTGTTAAGCAAACATCAGGATCACGTCAAACAGACAAGTCATCAGCACGGCGCCTTCTGCAGGTTTTTG GCAAGGATTTAAGGATTATAGTATTTGGATTCCGAGCTAAAACAAAGCAG AGACGTGCAGTGTTCGAAGCACTTCTGAGGTGTACAAGACCGACAAGATTATGGGATCTTTATGCTTTTATTTGTGGTCCTTCTCAATACAGTGGCAATAATCCAAGGGTTCGGCTGTTAGATGAATATTTTCGGCTTCTTGGAATACGTTCCCACATTCAGCCATCAGATGATATGATTGATGAAGGATCATTTGCATTGTCCAATAATTGGTGGAGAATAAGCAGTATAAATTCCAACTACACATTGTGTGCTACTTACCCATTCGCTTTGATTTTTCCGAAATCCATTAC TGACGAAGAAGTATTACAGGCCTCAACTTTCCGGGCTAGATGTCGGCTGCCTGTAATTTCATGGTGCCATCCTG TAACTGGAGCTGTTCTAGCACGCTCATCTCAGCCATTAGTTGGTCTCATGATGAACATGAGGAG CAATGCTGATGAAAAACTAGTGGCCGCACTTTGCACACAGTTTGCTAGTTTAAAAGAGGGGAGAAG GAAGTTATATATTGCTGATGCAAGACCCAGGAAAAATGCTTTAGCAAATGGCGCAATGGGAGGTGGTTCTGAGTCAGCTGCTAATTACTTCCAGTCAGAG ATAGTTTTCTTTGGCATAGACAACATACATGCCATGAGAGACAGCCTATCCCGTCTTAGAGAATATTTGGATACTTATGGGACCACTTCATCCGATGGAATGTCTTCCTATCTT AGGCATGGTGGATCAACCTGGGGTGGTGGTAATCTCAGTAGTATGTCTACTTCAGTGTCATCACTTGGTGACAGTGGGTGGTTAATACATGTCCAAGGTGTTTTAGCTGGTGCTGCCTGGATTGCTGCACGAATAGCAAAGGAATCTGCATCAGTTCTTGTTCATTGCAG TGACGGTTGGGACAGAACAACTCAGTTGGTGTCACTAGCAAGTTTGCTGCTTGATCCTTACTATCGGACAATCAAGGGTTTTCAG GCTCTTGTTGAGAAGGATTGGCTTGCTTTTGGTCATCCATTTTCTGATCGTATTGGTCTCCCAACTTTATCCGGGAGTGGAAATATGCCTCTAGAACTGTCTACCACTGGTAGTTTCCATTCATCTCCTATACGTCAGCAGCCTGCACCGCTCACACAACCATCAGGCTCTTCACACACCCAAAGTTCACACAGTTATTCACCTATCCTTTTGCAG TGGGTCGATTGTGTTTCACAGTTATTGCGAATGTATCCTTTCGCTTTTGAATTTTCTTCG GcctttttggttgattttttggATTCTGTACTCTCTTGTCGCTTTGGAAACTTCCTATGTAATAG TGAAAGGGAAGTGTTACAATCTAGAGTTTCTGATGCTTGTGGATGCTTATGGAGCTACTTGGCTGATTTGCGTTCCTGTGACGGTCAATCACATGTGCACTACAATCTCTTTTATGACCCGATTAAACATGATGGTCCACTGTTACCTCCGGCTGCAGCTCTTGCTCCTACAATATGGCCACAGTTCCACCTTCGTTGGGCTTGTCCGAAAGAAGTTGAGGCTGGGGACCTTGATGCTAAATGTAGAAGCATGGCTAACAAGTTCTCTGAATCGGATAAG GCTAAGGATGCAGCAGAGAGGAAGGCTAGGGAAATTGCAGCTGCCATGGAATCTCTGACCTCAGAATTGAGAAATGAGAAGCAACTGAGAAGCTCTGCGATGCACTTGGCTAAAAAGGCCAGCAAGGAAAATGCTGCTATCAAGCGTGCAATCCAGTCATTGGGTTGCAAGATTCACTTCTCAAGCACTGGGGATACCACTATTGATGTTGAACACTACAAAACAGTCTCTCAGAAGTCATTTTACTCTCCTTCCAAACGGGAATTTGAGAGAATACCACAACCTGATGAAAAGTCGGATCTCTCTGTCTCCATTGCAGTCATGCCTGATGATGATCTTCCAACTGATTCTCTCAGTCAAATATGTGAATCTCTTTGCCCTTTACGTTCACCAGATGGCCACTGTAGGTGGCCTGAAGCAGGTTGTGCTCAAATTGGAAGCCAGTTTGTTGGTTTGAAAGCAAACTTTGATGCTTTTGATAGGTTGTCTATAGATGACGGTTACTTCTAA